One Ignavibacteria bacterium genomic window, TGCTTCGGCAGAGAAGAAGGTAACAGAGATCAAGCTTGCACGTGAAGATTCGAAGGAATATTCGCCGAAGAGTGAGTACAAGGTTGGTGACGTGATCTACCACAAGACGTGGGATGATGTTGGTATCGTTCGTGCAAAAGAAGTGATGTCGAACGGCCGTGCGTCGCTCCTCGTTCACTTCGAAAAGAATAAAGAAAAACGTCTGGTCGAAAATTTCAAGTAAACCCTTCAACCTATAGGATCTCCCGTGATCGGAGTTACCATACAAAGCAACGAGTCCATCGATCGTGCGTTGCGCCGCTTCAAAAAGAAATACGAGCGCTCTGGCGTTCTGCGTGAATTCAAGAAACGCGCATTCTTTGTGAAGCCGAGCGTTGAGCGTCGCATGGCACGCCTAAAGGCTGCCCGCCGCCAGCATCGCGCTCAAATGGAAGCGGAATAGTCAAAATGAATGAAAATCAAAAGGCGCTCCGCTTAATGCGGTGCGCCTTTTTGTGCTTCATTGTGATGGTACCAACAGTGTCCTTTGCACAGATCAAGCCATCGCGTACCTGGTTGGTAGACATGGCCCGAAGGCCAGCATCCTATGGGCTGCTGCCGAGCATGATGGGCGGCGCTGAAATGTACCGCTCCTGGGGTTCGTACCAGCACGAACAAGCATGGCAGCTAAGAGTCCATGCCGTAGTGGAACCATATCGGTTCACGGATGTTTCCGACTCCAACGTGATCGAATGGACCACATCGCTTGAGTTTCACCAGGAACTCACAGCGAACCCGATGAACGACATTGGTTTTAACCCCCGAACGGCACGATGGGAAGAGCAGCTTCTG contains:
- the rpsU gene encoding 30S ribosomal protein S21, whose translation is MIGVTIQSNESIDRALRRFKKKYERSGVLREFKKRAFFVKPSVERRMARLKAARRQHRAQMEAE